In Phycisphaerae bacterium RAS2, the DNA window CGCCGAAGAGGCTAAGCGCGAAGGCCGTGACGACCGCGGCGAGACCGATGACGACGCGCGGCTTCTGAAAGAGCTGACCCCAGCCGGTGCCGGTCGTGGCGAAGAGCACGGCGAGGAAGCCGAAGAAAACGAGAATCCCGGCGCAGTAGGTGAGGCCCAGCGCGAGGATTCGACCGCGATCTTCGCCGGCTTGGCGCACGAACGAGAGCACCTTGAGCGAGATGACGGGCAGAACGCATGGCATGAGGTTCAGCACAAGCCCGCCGATGAAAGCCATGGCGAGCACGCCGGTGAACCCGTAGCGGTTGAAGAATGCCTCGGCGGAAGAGAGCCAGGTTGCGAGATTCGAGGAATTGGATGCGGAAGGGGTTGCAGAGCCGTGGAGCGTCGCGCCGGATGATGCCTCGCCGGTTTGATCGTCCGGTGCAACGGATGCTGACGCCTGCTCCGGATCGGGCGCTCCGAGTACCCGCTCGCTCGCACTCGGGGCCAGGATGGACACAAACTCGTCATCGCCGGCCGCCGGTGCGGGGCCGCCTTCCATGCGGATCGGCAGCGACCATTCGATCCGCTGCGGCGGGTAGCACGTGCCCGAATCGTTGCAGATCTGGTATTGCAGGATGCCGTGAACGCGACGCGGCGCGGTGCCTGCATCGTCATTCACCGTCACGGGCACCTTGAACGCGACCTTGCCGGAATACTCGCTCAATTTGCCCAGCACTTTGTCGTTGCGCTCGACGCCGGGCGGATAAACCACGTCGCCGATCTCGAAACCATCGGCCGGCTCGACGAAGACATACGCCGCAATGTAGTCTTCATCGAGCGGCTTGTGCGATTGCATGTGCGCCCCGCGCTCGATGTCGGCTGTGACGATCGCGTTGAACGCCTTGCCCGGTGCGGCAGTGGGGGCGTCGGCCGCGACGGTGACCTTCACATGCTCGGCTTTGTCGAGCGGTTCGGGCAGCGCGCGGCGAGCGCGTTTGAAAATATCTTCATTGGCCGGCGACGGCTTGGCGCCCGGCCCGGCGACCGGCAGCGTAAGCGTCAGCTTCGCCTTGCCGGGGATGCACTCCTTCTTGCAGGCGAGGAACGACACTTCGGCGGTCAACTCGATTGTCTTGCCGCGAGCGGCGTTCTTCGGTCCGCGCACGGGTGTCAATATAACGGCATTCGAAGGGAGATAGTACGAGTCGCCCTCCAGCGTCGGGTCGTACTTCACCGTCGGCGTAGGATAGCGCGAGCGGCCGACATGCCACCCGGCAGAGCCGCTCCACTTCACCTCGGTCGGCAGTCCGCCGTTCGGTCCGGGGTTGATCCAATAGACGTGCCAGCCATCCTCGGGTTTGAGCGTCACGGCGAAGTTCACGATCTCGCCGGGAACGAACTCGGCACGATCGGCAAACGCCTGAACCGTGACGTGCGATGCGGTCACCGGCTTGCTGGCTGCCTGGCCTAGCGCGGTTGCTGCGGGAAGCAGACCCGACAACAAAGTGACCGCGACCATGGCGGCTCGGCTACGCGCGACATCACCTCGCGGCACGCCGGAAGCGGAACGGGAAATCAACAAGCGGCATCTGGCTGGCAATCGAAACTCCCTCGCAATGGTGCATGCCGCCGGTCAGTGGCGGACCAACAAGTTCGGTACAGGCATATACGGCCTCAACCGGCGGTCCATTCCCACTTCGCCACCGATCGCACAGTTTCCGATGCAGGGCGGGCAGCCGCTCCGCGTCGCCGAAATCGCCCTAATTCTAAGCGTATCAACCAGTTCCGTGCGGATCGTGGTCGAAAACTTCTTGACGACAAGGCCCGGGCATTTATACTCTACCGCAGTCCAGGCGCGACAAGCCTCGTGCCTGATTATAGATAGATGCGCGGCGGATGCGGGCGACTCGGGTCGTTCGAATCGGTCGTGCGCGGCGGAGTCGCAAGACTCGCCATGAAAAGGAGTTTCGGTTTGCGTCGCCCGGCATGAGTTTCCGGCGAGGGCAGATCGAGTCCGTGGATCCCCTAACTTTCGGCGTCGCCCTTTTGATCGGCGCCGATTTGAAGTACGGCAGTGCAACTGGTTGTGAGCCGACCCAGCGTAACGTTGAATTTGATGCGAACCTTCGGAAGCAGTTTGGCTGTTCGGGCGACGATGGGCGAGTGGTTCCATTCGCGATCGACGCCGATTCGAGCGGCCGTGACGCAGGCGGGTGTCGTCGGAAGCATGTAAGGACGATTCACTCTCTGGCGACACGATGCGTTGAGGGTTCGCTCACCTGGGCCGGACGGGCGACACAAGTTCCCCATTCATGACCGGCGCTCGCCGCCGCCGGGCCATCCACACTTGATCGTTGCAGACCCTTTGTCCGCGAACTTCTGTTCGGCAGACGGTGTTGAGCGTTTTCGCGGTGCGCGCGTTCGCCCTGGCGAACGTTTCGCCCGGTTGGCTGTTTGTTAAGGTTGAAAGAATTGAAAGGTGAAGATCATGGGACCCTGCATGGTGGCGGAGGTCTCGACGGGCATGTCGGTGGGATTGATGGTCCTCGGGCTGGTGCTGGGCGGCGGCGTCGCGTACGCGGTGCTGTCGATGCAGGCCAAGTCCCGTGCGGGCGCCCGCCGTCAGGAAGCGGAGCGGATCATCGGCGAGGCGCAGTCGAAGGCCGCCGAAATCGTCCGTGCCGCCGAAGTCGAGACCAAGGCAACATTTGTGAAGCGTCAGGAGGAGTTCGACCGCCTGACGACCAATACGCGCAACGAAATCCGCGAGGCGGAGAAACGGCTGGACAAGCGCGAGGACCAGCTCGAGCGCAAGCTGGACATGCTGAACATCAAGGAGAAGAACATCGAGCGCGGCGAGGCGCAGGTTAAGGAGCGCCAGGCGGAGATGGAGAAGAAATCCGCCGAGATCGACGAGATGGTAAACAAGCAGAAGACGGAACTGCTCAAGGTGTCGGGCCTGAACATGGACGACGCAAAGAAGCAATTGTTCCAATTGTTGGAGCAGCAGCTTGAGCACGAGTGCGCCGAACTCGTCGCGAAGAAGATCAACGACGCCCAGGAAGAGGCCGAGAACAAATCGCGCGACATCGTCGTCACGGCGATCCAGCGCTACGCCGCCGCGCACACCTCGGCCAGCACGGTCAGCACGATCGACATCCCCTCGGACGAGATCAAGGGCCGCGTGATCGGGCGCGAGGGGCGGAACATCCGCGCGTTTGAGAAGGCCACGGGCGTGGACGTGATCGTCGACGACACCCCGGGCGTGATCGAGGTGACGTGCTTCGACCCGATCAAGCGCGAGGTGGCGCGCGTCTCGATGCAGAAGCTGATTGTCGACGGGCGGATTCACCCGACGCGGATCGAAGAAGTCGTCGAAGAGGTCCGTCAGTCGGTCGAGAAGGACATCATGGAGTACGGCAAGAAGGCGTCGCTCGAGGCCAACGTGCAGGGCCTGCCCAAGAAGCTGATCGAGTTGCTCGGCCGACTGCACTATCGCACGAGCTACGGGCAAAACGTCCTGCGGCATTCGATCGAGGTCGCGTACCTCTGCCAGATCATGGCGGACGAACTCGGGCTGAACGGCACGCTCGCGCGGCGCTGCGGCCTGCTGCACGACATCGGCAAGGCGGTCGTGCACGAAGTCGAAGGCAGTCACCCCGCGCTGGGCGAGGAGATCTGCCGCAAGTTGAACGAGCGGCCGGAGGTGCTCAACGCCGTCGCCGGTCACCACGGCGACATTCCGTCGACCAGTCCGTACACGCCGCTCGTGGCGGCGGCGGACGCAATCAGCGCGGCCCGGCCGGGCAGCCGGCGCGAAAGCCTTGAGCGATACATCAAACGGCTGGAGCAGTTGGAAGG includes these proteins:
- the rny gene encoding Ribonuclease Y; this encodes MVAEVSTGMSVGLMVLGLVLGGGVAYAVLSMQAKSRAGARRQEAERIIGEAQSKAAEIVRAAEVETKATFVKRQEEFDRLTTNTRNEIREAEKRLDKREDQLERKLDMLNIKEKNIERGEAQVKERQAEMEKKSAEIDEMVNKQKTELLKVSGLNMDDAKKQLFQLLEQQLEHECAELVAKKINDAQEEAENKSRDIVVTAIQRYAAAHTSASTVSTIDIPSDEIKGRVIGREGRNIRAFEKATGVDVIVDDTPGVIEVTCFDPIKREVARVSMQKLIVDGRIHPTRIEEVVEEVRQSVEKDIMEYGKKASLEANVQGLPKKLIELLGRLHYRTSYGQNVLRHSIEVAYLCQIMADELGLNGTLARRCGLLHDIGKAVVHEVEGSHPALGEEICRKLNERPEVLNAVAGHHGDIPSTSPYTPLVAAADAISAARPGSRRESLERYIKRLEQLEGIAMAINGVKLAYAIQAGREVRVIVDADKVDDSSAMRIAREIAQKIEAEMTYPGEVKVTCLREVRAVEYAR
- the dsbD gene encoding Thiol:disulfide interchange protein DsbD precursor, whose amino-acid sequence is MVAVTLLSGLLPAATALGQAASKPVTASHVTVQAFADRAEFVPGEIVNFAVTLKPEDGWHVYWINPGPNGGLPTEVKWSGSAGWHVGRSRYPTPTVKYDPTLEGDSYYLPSNAVILTPVRGPKNAARGKTIELTAEVSFLACKKECIPGKAKLTLTLPVAGPGAKPSPANEDIFKRARRALPEPLDKAEHVKVTVAADAPTAAPGKAFNAIVTADIERGAHMQSHKPLDEDYIAAYVFVEPADGFEIGDVVYPPGVERNDKVLGKLSEYSGKVAFKVPVTVNDDAGTAPRRVHGILQYQICNDSGTCYPPQRIEWSLPIRMEGGPAPAAGDDEFVSILAPSASERVLGAPDPEQASASVAPDDQTGEASSGATLHGSATPSASNSSNLATWLSSAEAFFNRYGFTGVLAMAFIGGLVLNLMPCVLPVISLKVLSFVRQAGEDRGRILALGLTYCAGILVFFGFLAVLFATTGTGWGQLFQKPRVVIGLAAVVTAFALSLFGVFAVFTPKVIDHLGQKAAEREGLPSAFATGLLATFLGTACTAPFLSAAVGAATRYPPAQGAMIFMAVGVGMAFPFVLLSAQPAWLKFVPKPGPWMHTFEVLMGFLLLGTAVWLLNPLRDQIGDWGLLLTIIFLLFVSLAVWVKGRIQFGDPPTRKLAMNGVALAIVAAGWLLPFRAMDTIDDLRLDVSHRRKLINDGKLYAQLDPEKRGEVAWKPDWSRGIPWLEYDEEHVRRYVEAGYTVFVDFTASWCASCKTNLKTSIDVEATRALMRELNVVPIEADYSSEDPMIKSVLERFKRAGVPLYLVYSPGDTDNPQILPELLTPQIVTDALRRAGPSKRDRLATGALGGR